gtATTTTTGCCTTTTATTAATTGATTTATTTGATTGACGAAAGGACGCAGTGAggcctttttctgtttttattttttaatgataAAAATAACTCtatttctctgttcctctttttcAGCAATGGCAGTTGCGGGTGTTGTCACAGCTTCCAAAGGGATTTTGGTTGTTGTGAACAATGCCTTGTTACTGCAAAGTCAGTTACAGAAAGCaaagagaaacaagaaaagCTTTGAAGAACTTGCGACTCGCGTGAAGGATGTGGCAGAGGTGCTGGAAACACTGACAAACCAGGGTGTGGAGGAAAACGTGGTGGAGAAAGGGCTTGAGATATTTGAACGTGCTTTAGAGTCTGCAGAAAAACTCCTGCAAAAATATGGATGCTCCAATGTATTCATGCATTGTGTAAAGGctggtggttttggtgatcgTTTTGCGAGGGTTAATACTCAGCTGAATGAAGCCGAACAACACCTGACCCTCACCCTTGCGgtggaacagagacagaaacaagtGGATGAGAGCAAGAAGAAGGCAGAGGATGAAGAAACCAGAGGTAAGCCTGTAGTGATGCATACTGGATCACCAATCTATTTACTGAATCATGTCACAGAAATAAGAAAATCCAGGAAGTGAGGGACTAATGAGGAGTTAATTCCAAACCACTTCATGCATACTACATACATGTTTACTGTACAAAAATGATTTCATATTAAGGAGCGATTAGTGATGCAGTTCTAGTGCATTAATCAATGTAGGTCACCATAGCAGAGGATTTTGCCTGAttgattgcctgattgattgcCTGTGAGTTGGTGAACAGATGAACAGAGTAACATTTTGAATGAACATCTCATCAATGACTCTAATCCAAAATGTCATCTATTTCATTTTATGCTGTGCGTGTGATGTTATGAAAATATTAAGTGTTTAAGTCAAAAGTTCTCCAtcattctcatctctctctccttcacacacacacacaggaagtgagctcCAATAGCAACAGCATTTAGTAAATGCCAAAACGGAGCCCAAATCATCTCTCCTGTAATAACAAATTGCACCATTAGAAATCTTTCCattaaagagaaaacaaaaggatCAGGCACATTATCTGCAATGATAgtaaatatgaaaaaatatattcaAAAGCAACCTTTTCTTACCTGAATAACTACTTTACAGTAATTCATTCAGTGACATGCATTTTATATTTTCCCTTTTGATGGATTCTACCTCTGAGTTCTGTTTTGGGAGCTATGTTTCATCCCTGCCTGTCATTAGCACTGATAGTAGCTAGCCTAACTATGTTTCATCCCTGCCCATCAGCACTGATACTAGCTAGTTCACTCTGGAGAGGATTATTGCAACCTGAACCTAATAATCAACACCCTTCTTGAGGATGCCTCTAACCTGGGAATAGAACCAGAACCAAACCTTCCTGCACAGCATGCACACCCTTACAcgcacgtacacgtacacacacatgtacacacacacagacacgcacgcacgcaaagcaacacacacacacacacacacacacaaaaggctcaGTTGTCACAAGGATCATACCCTGATCTTGGCCAAATCCAGGTCTGGTTCGCAACCAATCAGACACCGCCACATCTCACACGTACACGACACACAAGACAAATAAAAGCAATGAACACACGCAAAGGGCTTTGGTTCCAGATCTTTCAAGAGAGGTGATGGATCAttggacccccacccccaccccccagctgATCATCTACTAAATATTAGTTTCTCATGTACAGTATCTGCTCAGTATCAtatgtattcattttatttctcaggTCCTGCCACTCTCCAGAAAGTCTTAACAGACCACAAGAAGCGTATGCAGCAGCGATATGGCGCTGTGTTTGAGGGCCTTGTGCAGAACAACAAGAAGACGCCTCTCAACAAGATTTTCACTCAGCTCTACATTACGGAGGGGGAGAGCGAAGAGGTCAACAGAGACCATGAAATATGGCAGATTGAGGAGGCATTCAGGAAGCAAAACAAGCAACACACTGCAATTAGCATCAATGACATCTTTAAAGGGGAGGAAAGGCACATCAGAACTGTGATGACCAAGGGTGTTGCTGGTGTTGGAAAGACTGTGTCCGTGCAGAAGTTTATACTAGACTGGGCAGAGGGTCTAGCCAATGATGATGTGAATTTCATCCTCTGTCTCCCCTTCAGAGAACTTAACCTGCTCAAAGATGACGAGTATAGTCTTCGAGACCTTATGTTTGATTTCTATGAGGAGCTTGGACCACTGACAAACATGCTTAACTTCCAGGAATTTAAGGTTGTGTTCATTCTCGACGGTCTGGATGAGTGCAGATTTCCGCTGGATTTTCAGAAAAGCAAACATGTATCCAAAATCGAAGAGAAGACATCGTTGGACATACTGATAACCAACCTCCTTAAGGGGAATCTTCTTCAATCAGCCTTAGTATGGATAACTTCACGTCCAGCAGCCGCAGGTCTGGTCCCTTCCGAACACATTGACCGGTGTACCGAAGTACGGGGATTCAACGACGAACAGAAGATTGAGTACTTCAAGAAGAAACTCGGTGATGATCCCCATGCAGAGAAAATCATCGCCCATGTCAAGACAACAAGGAGCCTCTTCATCATGTGCCATATACCAGTCTTCTGCTGCATCGCAGCCACTGTGATGCAGCGCATTATGGCCGAGGGAAACACTGAGCAGATTCCTACAACTCTCACAGAAATGTACGTCCTATTCCTTTGTACGCAGCTGAAGATGACAAACCACAAGTTTGTTGGAAACAAGATGATGGACAGGAAAGCTTTCCTGGAAGAAAACAAGGACGGTATCCTCAAGCTAGCAGAACTTGCCTTCCGCAAATTAGAAGGGACCGATGGCTCAATCCTGTTTTACGAAGACGACCTGAGAGAGAGCGGTATCAGTTTGGAACACGCATCGGTCCTGTGCACAGAATTCTTCAAGGTGGACCGTATGATGTTTCAGAAGAGGTTCTACAGCTTTGTGCACCTCAGTATACAGGAATTCCTTGCTGCCCTCCACGTGTTTGCCTCCTTCCTCAAGAAGGACATGGAGGCACTGAAGCCTTTTCTTGAGAAGAGACCAAAGAAGGTGTTCCTTTACCTACTCCTGAAGAGTGCCACAGCCAAAGCCCTTCAGAGCAACAATGGACACCTGGATCTCTTTGTCCGCTTCCTGATGGGAATCTCGCTGGATTCCAACCAGTCCTTTCTGCAAGGCCTGCTGCCAGAACCCttggacgaggacaaggaagacaACATCAAGTCCATGAAATTGATAGTCAAGCACATCGATTCTTTGGTACTGAAGGATCTTTCCCCTGAGAGATTCATAAACCTAATTAACTGCCTGACTGAACTTCAGGACAACTCTCTCCACAAGGAGCTGCAGCTGTACCTGCAGTATATAAAGTGCCCTGGAACAGCGCTTAAGCCAGCCCACTGTTCTGCACTGGCCAACATGATCCTGCTGTCAGAGGAGCCACTGGAGGAGTTTGACCTCAAACGCTACAACGTGGGAGACGAGGATAGAGAGAGGCTCGTGCCGGCTGTTAGGTGGTGCAAGAAAGCCAGGTAAATATCTGCAagtgtattttatatatatatgaagggctgtatatatatatacagtatatagtgtgtgtgtgtgtgtgatttttctttttctccatgtCCTATTTAATAAGAGCAAAAACCTTTCAATAGCAAAGTAACCAATATTCAACAATTTCTAATAAGTTCACTACACCTAACACTACCTCTGTTCCTATTTTTTCTTTAATAAAGAAATTCTGATTTAAGCCAGAGTCATGAAGTATGCTTCCAATTCTTACACCTCAACTAAGCTAAACACCTTGGTTCTTTGATTGCCGTTGCAGGCTTGCTGAATGCAAGCTCTCGGCTTACTGTGGGGAGATCGTGGCCTCAGCCCTTCAGTCAGAGCACTCACCTCTGAGGGTGTTGAATCTGGAGATGAGCTACCTCACTTTGCCTGGGCTGAACGCAGTCTGCTCTGGTCTCACAACCCCACACTGCAAACTGCAGGCTCTGAGGTGAGTGTGATGCGTTATAAGCAAACTAACTAGCAAACAAGCATTATGATAATGTAAGACAGTTGTGGTAAAAATCATTAAAGAccagtcaaacacacagcagtgtatTTGCATTCTCTTAGCTACTCAATCCACTTGAGTCATACACACAGTTTAACATAACTTTGCTAAACAGAAACCATCTAGATGAAAGTTTTGACTTGGGTTGCACTTCATTAAACCATGAACCTTGTGTATGCTCCGGTTCTCTATTATTGTCCTTCTCTATATCCATTGGTGTCAATGATTTGTGTCGGCTCCATTTCTGATGTATAGGTAAGGTATGTCACATGGTGGCACATGTCTGCCTCAGGTAAATCCCTGTAGTCCTGGTAATACACTGTTTGTGTTACTTCATAGAGATAGGAACTGTGCACCAAACAATGTCTTTCCAAACTTGCATTGTAGCCATTATCACAATCCCACATGTAAGCGGCaggctcagatgtgtgtgttgtctgaaaATCAAGTCTTTCCTGTCACCCAAAGATCTTGTGAAGGTCATCCACGCCTTCATATCCTCccggctagactactgcaatCCTTGTATACTGGAATTAGCCACCCGTCCCTGTCCCGCCCACAACTAGTCCAGAATGCTGCTGCCAGGCTCCTGACCAACAGACCATATTAGCCCTATCCTGGCCTCTCTCCATTGGCTTCCAGTGCCACTCAGGATTGATTTTATGGTGCTCCTGTTTGTCTTCCTATATCGCAGACCGCTTAACTCCTTATTCCACCGCCAGGCCCATCAGGTCATCTAACCTAGGGCTCCTGGCAGTCCCCCAACCAAAGCTTATATTTTGTATACTTGCCTTCTGTGTATATACatgcttagttgagtgttttgtttctgttttctatttgatttgatattttattgtgatctaattatacagcactttggtcaaggtgagttgtttttaaatgtgctgtataaaTACTGTACATTTGTCTTGCCCTGAAAATGCCCTTTGAAAGGACGTTGTGTGAATATTCTGATCCTAACCCTGAAACCAAGCCTATTAGTGTTCCAGACAATAGAGTGTCATCAAATATATTGTTCATAGGTGACTATTTGTGTTGATCCATCTCTCTCGTCTCTTTTGCAGTCTAGCTGGTTGCAGATGCGTGTCAGACTTtaggctgtgtgttgtgctgggcAAGGCTCTCCAGTCCATCAGCTCCCACCTCacagagctggacctgagcTACAATATCCTATGCAGTGATGAGGACATGAGGGCACTCGCCTCTGGACTCAAGAATCCGGGCTGTAAGGTTGGGAAACTGAGGTGAGGCATTGCAGTAGTTAACCGCATGAACCCTCTACATCTACCACCAAAGGAAATCTATTAGCTAGCCAgcaagttttttttaatcattgacagttgtgttgttgtgaaaTAAAGTCAAGTTGTTATGTATGAAAGACTCTTCTACgtgaatgaatgtaaatgaatTAGCTTTAGcgttttaaaaatgaattagcATTAGCGTTCTGGTTTCCCTCAGGTTGCGGAAGTGCTCCCTTACAGATCATGGTTGTGAGATGCTGGCAAGTGTTCTCTGCTTGGAACCGTGCTGCTTGAGAGAGCTGGACTTGAGGGACAACAAGTTGAATGACAAGGGAATAGAGCTGCTGTCTGAGGCAATGAAGACCCCACAATGTAACCTGGAGAAATTGAGGTTAGCTTCTGGGGCCAATGTCTTCTCTTACATGTAAAACCTTATTCCTGTATATCCAGTAACCAGTATGTCCAGTatgatatatataatataaactgaaaattcactcaagttacctcaggactccggatttgcatataagtatatttactAGTCGGGctcatttgaaaaatacgaacatcagaaaggttatttgtttaaatgtttatatttgatatatcatttaatataggcatataaacaaattgtcccaccagctagctgttcggccaggtCTTACCCCGCTCcatgtatggtttaaaccgtatttcaacccatcgttcaagcacaccgagtacagtgctcgccttctgcgtaggagtaatgcttatctattcaggaaaagtacttgtactcgaagtacactaactaaataaagtaaattgtagagacagagcagcatattcatttcaccttccatgttaattttgacgttatagcctctcgaacACAAGCTAACCCCAGTGCAATGGCAACCAAACGTCCCTGTCCACAATAAACGCATGTTCACAAAGAGTGTCCCTTTCCTAACATTAGATGGAATGTTGGAGAAGTAACGCTGGCATCACGGTGTAAAAAGGATTAAATAACAATCACACAATTTAAGACACCTGCACTGAACAGAAGGGAAAAGCACCTATACAGTCCTGTTCAACCCTTAAAaagcaaagttttttttttgcatcatttCAGTGTCAGAATATGCCGTTTTAGTGTGGACAGAAGGgctaaacagagaaatatttaaTGCGTTTGGATATTTAGTGTGGACGGGGTCTAAGTTTACTGTAACCTCGTGAGCCAAaagttctaattctaattctaactcatcatccatggtggcaggaacacgcaggcccaTTCTCCCCTATTTTAGCGGCACACTATTAATACTAATGGGcagggttaggcgctgattacgcgacGAGGATCCGGTTTGATAAATACCACACAAAATGCGGAAAAACActgtgcgctatatgcggtttggtAAAGGCGCTAATTGCGCTGTGGTCGCAATGTTGGTAAATGAGACCCCAAATGTCTCTGCTTCCACTTTGCgtctcccttttcttttcagactTGCTGGCTGTAAACTAACTGAGTCGTCCTGGAAGTGTTTGATGCCAGTCTTTCTGGGggagctggacctgagtgaGAGCAGCCTGCAGCTGTTAGAGCTAGAGCAGCTGTCAGTAGCGCTGAGGAGCCCAGACTGCAGAGTGAACACCCTCAGGTATGGCTATGCGTTATGATAGTCTTTAAACTATCCATTAAGTTTGTATTATTATGGACAAACCTCATAGCAagagtttttaaatgtttttaggCTGCAACAGTGCTTTCTGAAGAATGGCCACTGTGAAGTTTTGGCTTTAGTCCTCAGTTCAGATGGGTCCCACCTGAGAGAACTGGACCTGGGAGACAACGATCTGCAGGActcaggagtggagctgctctCCTCTGGACTCAAGAACTCACAATGCACACTGGAAacactgaggtacacacacgtacacacacacacacacacacacacacacacacacacacacacacacatacataaatgcatacacacaacacacacgcgcatagagcatacatacataatatgtATACAGCTAATTCAGTAACACAGTGGTTTTGAGTAATCTATGTGGGGATTGTGTGATAACATAAAaggccctccacacacacacatagatatagagatagtgtgtgagaatgacagctcctctcctcctgcaggttGTCGTTCTGTGGTGTGACTGAGAAAGGCTGTGAGAATCTGGCTTCTGCCCTAAGTGCAAACCCCTCCTACCTGagagagctggacctgagtTACAATCACCCAGGAGAGACAGGAGTCCAACTCCTGACTGAGAAAAAGGATGACCCagactgcaaactggagacactcAAGTGAGTAGTGCTGGATCAGAATGTGGGGAAGGAggggaaagaaacagagagacacagaaagagtgagtgagagagagggagagagaactaTGAATAGTgtcagtggcgtttctacattaggggcaggtggggcactgccccaccagatccagatgacactgttgtgcagaaagctcaatacattcgtacttagcggcaaaatatacatatatttttttttatgcaaagtagcatgaatatgtgtgtgaataaacttgactcacaagcattatagtctttTTTTGGAGcaatttgattcgtgtgtttttctgtctgtttgcttgctctgtgaaatgctgctctcctctgtccctccttttccggtggggcaacggcccaagctgccccaccgttaccatggaaacaccaatgagcgtgaaccacacaggccaaagttaacattgagcggtggggcactttcagatgtgccccacgaaatctgcctggcaactagactggaataatgcgaaaaccgcgagacctgtaccccgtgactaagaaaaaaattaaatcatacagtcagatcaatgccagttATGGGTTATTAAGCTATCGCTAGATTTCGACAACTTTGGAAGAGTTTATTAAGTAATACAATGAATAACGTAGattatttgttgagggtgcaatttagcacattgccgctggaagaaaaattggaaataaaatattggggccacacagaccagacgactTGATCCTGCAGCAGCCTGGTGAGAAAGCGAATCGAACTTTCAAGATGGAGTGGTTTGAAAGAAAGACATGGCTAACTGCGAGCACAACAAAAAGAGCACTGTTCTGTTTTCCATGCCTCCTTTTTGGAAATACTACTAATGCAGACTCAGTTTGGACAACTGATGGATATAAAGACCTGAAGCATCTAGCAGAAAGAACGGTGAAACACGAGAGTAGTACAAGTCATATAAATTGCGCCATGAAATTGGGACTATTGGGAGGGgtcaacatcatggcacagATAGATAGTGCTTATCAGCggaacattttagagcacaacaagcagactggggaggctgatatcGTGCCTAAAGCTCTGTGGGAAGTGCGAACTGGGCCTGCATGGTCACGACGAGTCAGCCGACTCAGTAAACCCAGGCATTTTTGAGACGATGTGCgagggcgacaccaggctgAAAAGACACTACGATTTGgtgagtcaaacttttttttgggagctgatggatgtatcaatgcaacctgcaaggacatcgtctttttacaaggctttgttcatttagcagcatgttttgttgctgatatttgtttcagttgtgccttttgcttcatattgtatgccacacgtgtgccacaagcttaataaatgatgcaagttatttgagctatgtgtctgtctaatctttttacttgtTGCAATCATtatactttaatgctgtattataggcaacatcgtTGTGTCGCActgagcgctgaagcatgtgaaatgtatttgaaataggatttgtgctccctgctggcactcaaaatgcagcccatagcatatcttactggtctatataggcctactgcttataataatcagctacctctatttttgtgacggtgacatgactTTTTACAGTGCGtgcacacgagagagagagggaggaggagagagaattagGAAATAAATCCTTATCTTTTGGTTTATCTTGTTGACTAAATCATTCCagaataaataaagaataaatgaaacacatgaacaccatgattcctttaagtgtttgtgtcagtgtccgccaactcccccccccccccccccccccccccaaagctgtaaacctagggggaaacactgcacacacaccagacacacacacagtgttgcgTCTGAATGCATTCATTGAACGAAAgttcatgaactcgttcataattTTGGTGAACGTGAACTCAACGTACTGTATTACTGCCTGATGAACGATGCTGTGAACGAATTCATTCTGGTGTCTGTGTCACTctttttaattttgttcaataaGGTGCCAGATTTCTAGAGACTTCCAGGCGAAAAACACACCGTTAACAGTCCTGTATCCAGGGTTGCCCAACCAGTCAATCGCTGCGTGTGCTTTCTTCTACTGTCTATGCCTGGCAAGTGTGAGAGCGCCGaagttgcgtagaggccgagagcggtattgcagacagatagagatttcAATCTGGCAGCCACCAGAAAAATTATAGCTtgcaacatattgaaaaaaagaactgaactagttcattttttggagctgtgaacttagttcaacatttttaattatgaactgaactagttcattttaaaatgtgtgaactatgaactgaactagttcatgtagaaagtgaactttcccaacactgcacacacacacacactaacccatatAATATTTGTTTCCCTATAGTGTGGACAACAATGCAGAGTGCTGGATGAAGTCAGGACTCAGGAAATGTAAGTTAAAAACCATcagaatatatatacacaaatttGGTTTAACTTTCCCTAATGTTGTACTATACAACATATGGCATTTAGTCTGGGCTCTCTGAGTGCTCTTCTGGTAATCATCCTGTTCTTAACTGTGTGTAGAGGCCGTCCCAAACCATCTAGCCTCATCCCTTCTATGTTGAAATGTTCAATATGCCTCCCTGTCCAACCTCTCTCCCCATCGGCAGATtcctgtgagctcacactggacACCAACACCATGAACCAGCAGCTCTACTTGTCCGAAGGGAACCGGAgggtgacgtgtgtgtttaCGGAAGACGACTACCCGTCCCATTCAGAGAGGTTTGCGAACGTCGAGCAGGTTCTGGCCACAGATGGTTTCTCAGGCCGCTGCTACTGGGAAGCTGAGTGTCATGCCAGCTGTGTTTATCTAGGCATGACTTACAAAGACGTTGAAAGGCGAGGGGGACACCTCGGACACAACGAGAA
The sequence above is drawn from the Clupea harengus chromosome 16, Ch_v2.0.2, whole genome shotgun sequence genome and encodes:
- the LOC105902347 gene encoding NACHT, LRR and PYD domains-containing protein 12-like, producing MAVAGVVTASKGILVVVNNALLLQSQLQKAKRNKKSFEELATRVKDVAEVLETLTNQGVEENVVEKGLEIFERALESAEKLLQKYGCSNVFMHCVKAGGFGDRFARVNTQLNEAEQHLTLTLAVEQRQKQVDESKKKAEDEETRGPATLQKVLTDHKKRMQQRYGAVFEGLVQNNKKTPLNKIFTQLYITEGESEEVNRDHEIWQIEEAFRKQNKQHTAISINDIFKGEERHIRTVMTKGVAGVGKTVSVQKFILDWAEGLANDDVNFILCLPFRELNLLKDDEYSLRDLMFDFYEELGPLTNMLNFQEFKVVFILDGLDECRFPLDFQKSKHVSKIEEKTSLDILITNLLKGNLLQSALVWITSRPAAAGLVPSEHIDRCTEVRGFNDEQKIEYFKKKLGDDPHAEKIIAHVKTTRSLFIMCHIPVFCCIAATVMQRIMAEGNTEQIPTTLTEMYVLFLCTQLKMTNHKFVGNKMMDRKAFLEENKDGILKLAELAFRKLEGTDGSILFYEDDLRESGISLEHASVLCTEFFKVDRMMFQKRFYSFVHLSIQEFLAALHVFASFLKKDMEALKPFLEKRPKKVFLYLLLKSATAKALQSNNGHLDLFVRFLMGISLDSNQSFLQGLLPEPLDEDKEDNIKSMKLIVKHIDSLVLKDLSPERFINLINCLTELQDNSLHKELQLYLQYIKCPGTALKPAHCSALANMILLSEEPLEEFDLKRYNVGDEDRERLVPAVRWCKKARLAECKLSAYCGEIVASALQSEHSPLRVLNLEMSYLTLPGLNAVCSGLTTPHCKLQALSLAGCRCVSDFRLCVVLGKALQSISSHLTELDLSYNILCSDEDMRALASGLKNPGCKVGKLRLRKCSLTDHGCEMLASVLCLEPCCLRELDLRDNKLNDKGIELLSEAMKTPQCNLEKLRLAGCKLTESSWKCLMPVFLGELDLSESSLQLLELEQLSVALRSPDCRVNTLRLQQCFLKNGHCEVLALVLSSDGSHLRELDLGDNDLQDSGVELLSSGLKNSQCTLETLRLSFCGVTEKGCENLASALSANPSYLRELDLSYNHPGETGVQLLTEKKDDPDCKLETLNVDNNAECWMKSGLRKYSCELTLDTNTMNQQLYLSEGNRRVTCVFTEDDYPSHSERFANVEQVLATDGFSGRCYWEAECHASCVYLGMTYKDVERRGGHLGHNEKSWALRCDEIGWSTFSPVTAYHNNDMIMIESPGCTSSRVGVYLDWPTGTLSFYSVCSDTLTHLHTFHHRFTEPLYPGIGFISDFHSDNSVLLCEIE